From the Daucus carota subsp. sativus chromosome 8, DH1 v3.0, whole genome shotgun sequence genome, one window contains:
- the LOC108197256 gene encoding delta(12) fatty acid desaturase FAD2, with the protein MGAGGRMSTAPSNGKKTAAEALKRAPHEKPPFTIGDLKKAIPAHCFEKSLITSFRYLIQDLLMAYALYYVATNYIDQYLPHPLNYLGWAAYIAVQGCVLTGAWVVGHECDHDAFSDYGWVNDLVGLVVHSSLMVPYFSWKISHRRHHANTQSLENDEVYVPRFKYNIRNYYKIFNNPPGRVLVWVTTLLIGFPLYLMFNVSGHKYERWTSHYDPHSPLYTERERKQIIVSDVAILTVIYGLYRLVLIKGFAWVFCVYGGPLLVVNGWFTLITILNHTHPSVPYYDSSEWDWLRGALCTVDRDYGILNKVFHNVCNAHVCHHIFSMIPHYHGLEATEAMKPVLGDYYQYDGTPILKAMYREMKECIYVEKDEGETKGVYWYRKDI; encoded by the coding sequence ATGGGCGCAGGTGGGCGTATGTCTACTGCTCCATCGAATGGCAAGAAGACTGCAGCAGAAGCACTTAAACGCGCTCCTCATGAGAAACCTCCTTTCACCATAGGTGACCTTAAGAAAGCCATTCCTGCTCATTGCTTTGAAAAATCACTCATCACTTCTTTTCGTTACCTCATTCAAGATCTCCTCATGGCCTATGCCCTTTACTATGTTGCCACAAATTACATAGACCAGTACCTTCCACATCCTCTTAATTACTTAGGTTGGGCAGCTTACATTGCTGTCCAAGGTTGTGTCTTAACCGGGGCTTGGGTCGTAGGCCACGAGTGTGATCATGATGCCTTCAGTGATTATGGTTGGGTGAATGACCTTGTTGGCCTTGTTGTCCACTCTTCTCTCATGGTCCCTTACTTCTCTTGGAAAATTAGCCATAGACGTCACCACGCCAACACTCAATCCCTTGAGAACGATGAGGTTTATGTCCCTAGATTTAAGTATAACATCAGGAACTACtacaaaattttcaacaatCCTCCTGGCCGTGTGCTTGTGTGGGTTACCACTCTCCTCATAGGTTTTCCTTTATACTTGATGTTCAATGTTTCGGGACACAAGTATGAGAGGTGGACTTCACACTATGATCCCCATAGCCCTCTGTACACAGAACGTGAGCGTAAACAGATCATTGTTTCTGATGTTGCCATTCTTACTGTCATCTATGGTCTATACCGTCTCGTATTAATCAAAGGATTTGCATGGGTCTTCTGTGTTTATGGAGGTCCATTGCTAGTTGTTAACGGATGGTTCACACTGATCACAATCCTCAATCATACTCATCCATCTGTCCCTTACTACGATTCATCAGAATGGGATTGGTTGAGGGGAGCTCTCTGTACCGTTGACAGAGACTATGGGATTTTGAACAAGGTATTCCACAATGTATGCAATGCTCATGTTTGCCACCACATTTTCTCCATGATCCCACATTACCACGGACTCGAAGCCACAGAGGCCATGAAGCCTGTATTGGGTGATTATTATCAATACGATGGAACTCCGATTCTTAAGGCAATGTACAGAGAAATGAAGGAATGCATTTACGTCGAGAAAGATGAAGGAGAGACCAAAGGGGTCTACTGGTACAGAAAGgacatttga